The Desulfomicrobium orale DSM 12838 genome includes a window with the following:
- a CDS encoding exodeoxyribonuclease III: MSIRLFSWNVNGFRAVLGKGFGDWLAGAAPDVLGLQEVKAEEGQIGEARHFPGYACVWNAARTKKGYSGTACYTRHEPLAVHRGLPDERYRGEGRVIRLEFEHFHFFNIYFPNGQMSQNRLDFKMGFYDAFLAHAEDLRRSKPIVVCGDFNTAHREIDLKNPKANENTSGFLPVERAWMDRFIGHGYVDTFRHCRGDVTGAYSWWSYRHGARSRNAGWRIDYFFVSEELRPLITDAWIDADVQGSDHCPVGLELDLP, translated from the coding sequence GTGAGCATCCGGCTTTTTTCCTGGAATGTGAATGGGTTCCGGGCAGTGCTGGGCAAGGGTTTCGGCGACTGGCTCGCCGGAGCGGCTCCGGATGTGCTCGGTTTGCAGGAGGTGAAGGCGGAGGAAGGGCAGATCGGCGAGGCCCGGCATTTTCCGGGGTATGCCTGCGTCTGGAACGCCGCCAGAACCAAAAAGGGCTATTCCGGCACGGCCTGCTACACCCGTCATGAACCCCTGGCCGTACATCGCGGCCTGCCCGACGAGCGCTACCGGGGGGAAGGACGGGTCATCCGTCTGGAGTTCGAGCACTTCCATTTTTTCAACATCTATTTTCCCAACGGCCAGATGAGCCAGAACCGGCTGGACTTCAAGATGGGCTTTTACGACGCCTTCCTGGCCCACGCCGAGGATCTGCGCCGGAGCAAGCCCATCGTGGTCTGCGGGGATTTCAACACCGCCCACCGCGAGATCGACCTCAAAAATCCCAAGGCCAACGAAAACACTTCCGGCTTCCTGCCGGTGGAACGGGCCTGGATGGACCGCTTCATCGGACACGGCTACGTGGATACCTTCCGCCATTGCCGAGGCGACGTGACCGGAGCCTATTCCTGGTGGAGCTACAGGCACGGCGCTCGCTCGCGCAATGCCGGATGGCGCATCGACTATTTTTTCGTGTCCGAGGAACTGCGCCCTCTGATCACGGACGCCTGGATCGACGCCGATGTCCAGGGTTCCGACCACTGCCCGGTGGGTCTTGAACTGGACCTGCCGTGA
- a CDS encoding 4Fe-4S binding protein — translation MPSRVEFREDRCKGCLLCTEACPTGIIQQSGRFNRKGYKVAEITEDMMSECKGCAFCAMICPDYAINVFRTKGEGA, via the coding sequence ATGCCAAGCAGAGTCGAATTCCGGGAAGACCGCTGCAAGGGCTGTCTGCTCTGCACCGAGGCCTGTCCCACGGGCATCATCCAGCAGTCGGGACGGTTCAACCGGAAAGGATACAAGGTGGCCGAAATCACTGAGGACATGATGAGCGAGTGCAAGGGCTGCGCCTTCTGCGCCATGATCTGTCCGGACTACGCCATCAACGTGTTCAGGACCAAAGGGGAGGGCGCATGA
- the queA gene encoding tRNA preQ1(34) S-adenosylmethionine ribosyltransferase-isomerase QueA codes for MTAIPPEFNLQSYDFELPEELIAQTPPAEHGASRLLVLDRATGATHEARFADIVEFLPPGALLVANNTKVLPARLTGRRASGGRVEFLLLTPLPLIAVRDREGGGHEAEAEGLVKMSKSVRIGETLHFPSMDILVLEKGDFGRIRGRLSWQGDLGAHFLSTGRIPLPPYIRRADDGQDRLRYQTVYAREDRLGSVAAPTAGLHFTPEILEALSRRGMVRAEVSLYVGYGTFSPVRVEDIREHAMHAEYVEVPERTARLIRQARDEGRPIVAVGTTTVRALESMAARLDGIGPFAGWTDIFIRPGHRFKIVDQLITNFHLPRSSLIIMVGTFAGRQKIIDAYRHAISRGFRFFSYGDAMFIR; via the coding sequence ATGACCGCTATTCCCCCTGAATTCAATCTGCAATCCTACGATTTTGAACTGCCCGAAGAGCTGATCGCCCAAACGCCTCCGGCGGAGCATGGCGCGTCCCGTCTGCTGGTGCTGGACCGGGCCACCGGCGCGACGCACGAAGCCCGGTTCGCGGATATCGTGGAATTTCTGCCCCCCGGCGCTCTGCTCGTAGCCAACAACACCAAGGTGCTGCCCGCGCGCCTGACGGGCCGTCGCGCGTCCGGCGGACGGGTGGAATTTCTGCTGCTCACTCCCCTGCCGCTGATCGCCGTCCGGGACCGGGAAGGCGGCGGGCACGAGGCCGAAGCCGAAGGACTCGTGAAGATGTCCAAAAGTGTCCGCATCGGAGAAACGCTGCATTTTCCGAGTATGGATATCCTTGTGCTGGAAAAGGGGGATTTCGGGCGGATTCGAGGCCGTCTGTCCTGGCAGGGAGACCTGGGTGCACATTTTTTGTCCACGGGGCGGATTCCCCTGCCGCCCTACATCCGCCGTGCCGACGACGGGCAGGACCGACTCCGTTACCAGACCGTCTATGCGCGGGAGGACCGGCTGGGATCCGTGGCCGCACCCACGGCCGGTCTGCATTTCACCCCGGAAATCCTGGAAGCCCTGAGCCGGCGGGGCATGGTCCGGGCCGAGGTGAGTCTGTACGTGGGCTATGGCACCTTCAGTCCCGTGCGCGTGGAAGACATCCGGGAACATGCCATGCACGCCGAGTATGTCGAGGTGCCGGAACGGACGGCCCGCCTCATCCGGCAGGCCAGGGACGAGGGGCGGCCCATAGTGGCCGTGGGGACCACCACGGTCCGCGCCCTGGAGAGTATGGCCGCCCGTCTGGACGGCATCGGCCCCTTCGCCGGATGGACGGATATTTTCATCCGCCCGGGCCATCGCTTCAAGATAGTGGACCAGCTCATCACCAACTTCCACTTGCCCCGCTCATCCCTAATCATTATGGTCGGCACCTTCGCGGGCAGACAAAAGATTATCGATGCTTACCGGCATGCCATAAGCCGGGGCTTCCGCTTTTTCTCTTACGGCGACGCCATGTTCATCCGCTGA
- a CDS encoding 3-methyl-2-oxobutanoate dehydrogenase subunit VorB produces MSEPRIFIKGNEAIARGALAAGVQCYFGYPITPQNDIPEFMSSAIVEAGGQFVQAESEVAAANMLMGAAACGVRALTSSSSPGVSLKQEAISYMAGSEIPGVIVNMSRGGPGLGDIGPSQGDYFQAVKGGGHGDYHLLVLAPGTVQEAYDLTIKAFELAFAYRNPVMILGDAIIGQMKEPVVPWKPENLDQAEGQSWGLCGARGREPRLLKSLFLDDGALAGQNLKLAAKYEAMQAESDQEMFLTDDAELVVVAFGSIGRIVKSAVRKLRARGHRVGLVRPITLFPFPSAVLLDLARQGKRFLTIEHNMGQMVEDVRLAIRTVADSAFHGQLPGNLPTPDDFEEPILKALEERA; encoded by the coding sequence ATGAGCGAGCCCCGCATCTTCATCAAGGGAAACGAAGCCATCGCCCGGGGCGCTCTGGCCGCCGGGGTGCAGTGTTATTTCGGCTACCCCATTACTCCGCAGAATGACATTCCAGAGTTCATGTCCTCGGCTATCGTGGAGGCGGGCGGGCAGTTCGTCCAGGCCGAGAGCGAGGTGGCCGCGGCCAACATGCTCATGGGCGCGGCGGCCTGCGGCGTGCGTGCGTTGACCTCTTCGTCCAGCCCTGGCGTGTCCCTGAAGCAGGAAGCCATTTCCTACATGGCCGGCAGCGAGATTCCCGGCGTCATCGTGAACATGAGCCGCGGCGGCCCCGGTCTGGGAGACATCGGGCCGTCCCAGGGCGACTATTTCCAGGCCGTCAAGGGCGGCGGCCACGGCGACTACCACCTGCTGGTGCTGGCTCCGGGCACAGTCCAGGAAGCCTACGACCTGACCATCAAGGCCTTCGAGCTGGCCTTCGCCTACCGTAATCCGGTCATGATTCTGGGCGACGCCATCATCGGCCAGATGAAGGAGCCCGTGGTGCCCTGGAAGCCCGAAAATCTGGACCAGGCCGAAGGGCAGAGCTGGGGGCTCTGCGGAGCCAGGGGACGTGAGCCGCGGCTTTTGAAGTCCCTGTTTCTGGACGACGGGGCCCTGGCCGGGCAGAACCTGAAGCTGGCCGCCAAGTATGAGGCCATGCAGGCCGAGTCCGACCAGGAAATGTTTCTGACCGACGACGCCGAACTCGTCGTGGTGGCCTTCGGATCCATCGGCCGCATTGTCAAAAGCGCCGTGCGCAAGCTCCGCGCCCGGGGACACAGAGTCGGGCTGGTTCGCCCCATCACCCTGTTTCCCTTTCCTTCGGCCGTACTGCTGGATCTGGCCCGTCAGGGCAAACGCTTCCTGACCATCGAGCACAACATGGGGCAGATGGTGGAAGACGTGCGTCTGGCCATCCGCACCGTGGCCGACTCGGCCTTCCACGGCCAGCTGCCCGGCAATCTGCCCACCCCGGACGATTTCGAGGAACCCATTCTGAAGGCTCTGGAGGAAAGAGCATGA
- a CDS encoding 2-oxoacid:acceptor oxidoreductase family protein: MSVYQDAIIAGFGGQGVMLIGNLLACAGMDAGLNVTYIPVYGPEMRGGTANCTVVISDDVVGSPIIRSPLSLIVMNGPSLDKFQPCLQDGGVMILNSSLIDPAKAEKDRVRVFAVPVNEIADRLGNTRMANMVALGAYAQATGIVPVKRIQDSLGSVISNHYSHMIPKNAAALQAGADYAAEHGSM; the protein is encoded by the coding sequence ATGAGCGTGTATCAGGATGCCATCATCGCCGGATTCGGCGGACAGGGAGTCATGCTCATCGGGAACCTGCTGGCCTGCGCGGGCATGGATGCCGGGCTCAACGTGACCTACATCCCGGTTTACGGCCCGGAAATGCGCGGGGGCACGGCCAACTGCACGGTTGTCATTTCCGACGACGTGGTGGGTTCGCCCATCATCCGCTCTCCCTTGAGCCTCATCGTCATGAACGGCCCGTCTCTGGACAAGTTTCAGCCCTGCCTGCAGGACGGCGGGGTCATGATTCTGAACTCCTCCCTCATCGACCCGGCCAAGGCCGAAAAGGACCGGGTCCGGGTTTTCGCCGTTCCTGTCAACGAGATCGCCGATAGGCTCGGTAACACGCGCATGGCCAACATGGTCGCTCTGGGCGCTTACGCGCAGGCCACGGGCATCGTGCCGGTCAAGCGCATTCAGGACAGCCTCGGTTCGGTCATTTCAAACCACTACAGCCATATGATTCCCAAAAACGCCGCCGCCCTCCAGGCCGGAGCCGACTACGCGGCCGAGCACGGCAGCATGTGA
- the modA gene encoding molybdate ABC transporter substrate-binding protein — translation MKRFSIHAALLAALLLFALPLHAADLVVSAAASLTNAFGEMKEPFEKANPGTTLVFNFAASGALLKQMEQGAPVDVFASADQETMDKAASLIDAKSRTNFAGNALVLIVPSENGLPLSDPKDMEQKEVKLIAIGNPDSVPAGRYAKAALTAAGLYETLTPKFVLAESVRQALDYVSRGEVQAGLVYATDAAQRADKVRVAATVTGHKPITYPIALLQKSSRQDAGQAFIQFVQSPEGQAILSKYGFTRP, via the coding sequence ATGAAACGCTTTTCCATCCATGCCGCTCTGCTCGCAGCCCTTCTGCTCTTCGCCCTTCCCCTCCACGCGGCGGATCTGGTCGTCTCGGCGGCGGCCAGCCTGACCAACGCCTTCGGTGAAATGAAGGAGCCTTTCGAGAAGGCCAACCCCGGCACCACCCTGGTCTTCAATTTCGCGGCCTCGGGAGCCCTCCTCAAACAGATGGAGCAGGGCGCGCCCGTGGATGTCTTCGCCTCGGCCGACCAGGAAACCATGGACAAGGCGGCAAGCCTCATCGACGCGAAATCCCGGACAAATTTTGCCGGCAACGCGCTGGTCCTGATCGTTCCCTCCGAAAACGGCCTGCCCTTGTCCGATCCCAAGGACATGGAGCAAAAAGAGGTCAAGCTCATCGCCATCGGCAACCCCGATTCCGTTCCGGCCGGGCGCTACGCCAAGGCGGCCCTGACCGCCGCCGGTCTGTACGAGACCCTCACTCCCAAGTTCGTTCTGGCCGAAAGCGTGCGCCAGGCTCTGGATTATGTGTCCCGCGGCGAAGTCCAGGCCGGACTGGTCTACGCCACGGATGCGGCCCAGCGCGCGGACAAGGTCAGGGTGGCGGCTACCGTGACGGGGCATAAGCCCATCACCTATCCCATTGCCCTGCTGCAGAAATCTTCCAGGCAGGACGCCGGACAGGCCTTCATCCAGTTTGTGCAAAGCCCTGAAGGACAGGCCATCCTGAGCAAATACGGATTCACCCGCCCATAA
- a CDS encoding thiamine pyrophosphate-dependent enzyme encodes MSQETRVTNYPEVLTDRPTHYCPGCHHGTAHRLVAEALTDLGLVEDTILIGSIGCSVFIYNYLSLDAIEAPHGRAPAVATGVKRARPDKTVFTYQGDGDLASIGMAEIMHCANRGENITTIFVNNTVYGMTGGQMAPTTLVGQKTTTCPGGRCRENEGMPIRMTEIIASLGGVAYAERVAVNNVKNIRKARKAVARAFECQTKNLGFSFVEILATCPTNWHMTPLAANKRVETEMIPYFPLGVYKDVLAGEEK; translated from the coding sequence ATGAGCCAGGAAACCCGCGTCACCAATTATCCCGAGGTTCTCACGGACCGGCCCACCCACTACTGTCCGGGCTGCCACCACGGCACGGCCCATCGTCTGGTGGCCGAGGCCCTGACGGATCTGGGACTGGTCGAGGACACCATTCTCATCGGCTCCATCGGCTGTTCGGTGTTCATCTACAATTATCTGTCTCTGGACGCCATAGAAGCCCCCCACGGCCGGGCTCCGGCGGTGGCCACGGGAGTCAAGCGCGCCCGGCCGGATAAAACCGTGTTCACCTACCAGGGCGACGGCGATCTGGCCTCCATCGGCATGGCTGAGATCATGCACTGTGCCAACCGGGGGGAGAACATCACCACCATTTTCGTCAACAACACCGTGTACGGCATGACCGGCGGACAGATGGCTCCCACCACCCTGGTCGGGCAGAAAACCACCACCTGTCCCGGCGGGCGCTGCCGCGAGAACGAAGGCATGCCCATCCGCATGACCGAAATCATCGCCTCTCTGGGCGGCGTGGCCTACGCCGAACGCGTGGCTGTGAACAACGTGAAGAACATCCGCAAGGCGCGCAAAGCAGTGGCCAGGGCCTTTGAATGCCAGACAAAAAATCTGGGTTTTTCTTTCGTCGAAATTCTGGCGACCTGTCCCACCAACTGGCATATGACGCCTCTGGCGGCCAACAAGCGGGTGGAAACGGAGATGATACCCTATTTTCCGCTGGGCGTTTACAAGGACGTGCTGGCCGGGGAGGAAAAATGA
- a CDS encoding metallophosphoesterase produces the protein MSDAKRFWIAFGDIHQRVAAVDRVEDLAQASGVLLNGDLTNIGSREDAIHVLDAVARKNPRIFAQVGNMDTALVERVLTEREVNVHARVTDLGGGVGLAAVGRSTPTPFGTPSEESEEQICQWVHGVLKEAAGFAQVILMVHTPPKGEVVDRLFSGGHVGSPGIRALIERYQPAVVVTGHIHEGFGEEMIGRSHVLNPGSFADGGYVRIEETAAGLAASLRKVA, from the coding sequence ATGAGCGACGCCAAAAGATTCTGGATAGCCTTCGGAGATATTCACCAGCGGGTCGCCGCCGTGGACCGCGTGGAAGATCTGGCTCAGGCCAGCGGCGTGCTGCTGAACGGGGATCTGACCAATATCGGCTCGCGCGAGGACGCGATTCATGTTCTGGATGCCGTGGCGCGCAAGAATCCGCGCATTTTCGCCCAGGTGGGCAACATGGACACGGCTCTGGTGGAGCGGGTGCTGACGGAGCGTGAAGTCAATGTCCACGCCCGCGTGACGGATCTTGGCGGCGGAGTCGGCCTTGCCGCCGTGGGCCGCTCCACGCCCACGCCCTTCGGCACGCCCTCGGAAGAGAGCGAGGAACAGATCTGCCAGTGGGTGCACGGGGTGCTCAAGGAGGCGGCGGGCTTTGCCCAGGTCATCCTCATGGTCCACACGCCGCCCAAAGGCGAAGTGGTGGACAGGCTTTTTTCCGGCGGCCATGTGGGCAGCCCCGGCATCCGCGCCCTTATCGAACGCTATCAGCCCGCCGTGGTGGTCACGGGGCACATTCACGAGGGCTTCGGCGAGGAGATGATCGGCCGTTCCCATGTGCTCAATCCGGGCAGCTTCGCCGACGGCGGCTATGTGCGCATCGAGGAGACCGCCGCTGGTCTGGCCGCCAGCCTGAGGAAGGTGGCGTGA
- a CDS encoding RtcB family protein, with translation MKSSRPSRKGAEPLLNPAALGIPSGLESVALACARELAAEGMPGKALRRLFVRLVETPAFFTDHPVLGRLAAMLQSRSAPGRNFSDPVPEPGHSAPWRAFGEGLDAGAREQMNHGCSLPVAVAGALMPDAHMGYGLPIGGVLAVENAVIPYGVGMDIACRMRMTVYAEDPGMLHVRADDLAEALERETRFGVGAAFHHPRNHPVMTEDWDFSPVTRKMKDTAWKQLGTSGSGNHFVEWGVLDGPRGLGELGPGRYLALLSHSGSRGAGGEVARHYSALARAMRPGLPKGLAHLAWLGLDTDEGREYWAAMQLMGRYSAANHALIHAAVSGSLGLCAAWSVENHHNFAWEEVHGGQRVIVHRKGATPAGAGVLGVIPGTMIHPAFVVEGLGNPLSLESAAHGAGRAMSRQEAARRFRRRDMEEVLRRAGVRLLSAGVDEAPMAYKDIRTVMAAQRELVRIRGTFTPRIVKMAG, from the coding sequence GTGAAATCTTCCCGCCCATCCCGGAAAGGCGCTGAACCCCTGCTGAATCCGGCCGCTCTGGGCATTCCTTCAGGCCTTGAATCTGTGGCCCTGGCCTGCGCCCGGGAGCTGGCAGCGGAGGGCATGCCCGGCAAGGCTTTGCGGCGGCTGTTCGTCCGGCTTGTGGAGACTCCGGCCTTTTTTACCGATCATCCCGTTCTGGGCCGCCTGGCGGCCATGCTCCAGAGCCGGTCCGCGCCCGGCAGAAATTTTTCGGACCCCGTGCCGGAGCCGGGACATTCGGCGCCGTGGCGGGCCTTTGGCGAAGGACTGGACGCCGGGGCCCGGGAACAGATGAATCACGGCTGCTCGCTTCCCGTGGCAGTGGCCGGAGCCCTCATGCCCGACGCCCATATGGGTTACGGCCTGCCCATCGGCGGGGTGCTGGCCGTGGAAAACGCGGTCATTCCGTATGGTGTGGGCATGGACATTGCCTGCCGCATGAGGATGACCGTGTACGCCGAAGACCCCGGCATGCTTCATGTCCGGGCCGACGATCTGGCCGAGGCTCTGGAGCGGGAGACGCGCTTCGGCGTGGGTGCGGCCTTCCATCATCCCCGGAATCATCCGGTCATGACCGAGGACTGGGATTTTTCTCCCGTGACCCGGAAAATGAAGGACACGGCCTGGAAGCAGCTCGGCACCAGCGGGTCGGGCAATCATTTTGTGGAATGGGGCGTACTCGATGGACCCCGCGGGCTGGGAGAACTCGGGCCGGGCAGATATCTGGCGCTGCTCTCACACAGCGGCAGCCGGGGTGCGGGCGGGGAGGTGGCCAGGCATTATTCCGCCCTGGCGCGGGCCATGCGCCCCGGATTGCCGAAGGGTCTGGCCCATCTGGCCTGGCTCGGCCTGGATACGGATGAGGGCCGGGAGTACTGGGCCGCCATGCAGCTCATGGGTCGCTACAGCGCGGCCAACCACGCCCTCATTCACGCCGCCGTATCCGGCAGCCTTGGGCTTTGCGCGGCGTGGAGCGTGGAAAACCACCACAATTTCGCCTGGGAAGAGGTTCATGGCGGGCAGCGCGTCATCGTGCACCGCAAGGGCGCGACACCGGCCGGTGCGGGCGTTCTGGGCGTCATTCCGGGAACCATGATCCATCCGGCCTTCGTCGTGGAAGGGCTGGGCAATCCGCTGTCGCTGGAGTCCGCGGCCCACGGGGCCGGGCGGGCCATGAGCCGGCAGGAGGCCGCCCGGCGTTTCCGGCGCAGGGATATGGAAGAGGTTCTGCGCCGGGCCGGAGTACGCCTTCTTTCCGCCGGAGTGGACGAGGCGCCCATGGCCTACAAGGACATCCGCACCGTCATGGCCGCTCAGCGCGAGCTGGTCCGCATCCGGGGCACGTTCACTCCGCGTATTGTGAAAATGGCGGGATAG
- a CDS encoding polyphenol oxidase family protein — translation MSLELLEFRFPGVDNVRCVFTTRRGGKSQGRFAQANMSLEVGDDEEAVRANREELRRALGLAAWQELVQVHGQDMHMNLEDDFFSAPVLQGDGLCTGQSGHGLVIKTADCQAILLTDEDGLHVAALHCGWRGNAGNFPGNAVRRFCAGYGVDPAHVLAVRGPSLGPGKSEFVNFSSEWPPTFRSCFNPQTRRMDLWTLTRNQLMGAGIPARNIFSIDLCTASSGQFFSYRRDHVTGRQTGVIWKE, via the coding sequence ATGAGCCTGGAACTGCTGGAATTCCGGTTTCCCGGCGTGGACAACGTGCGCTGCGTTTTCACCACCCGCCGAGGCGGCAAAAGTCAGGGCCGGTTCGCCCAGGCCAACATGTCTCTGGAAGTGGGCGACGACGAAGAAGCCGTGCGCGCCAACCGGGAAGAGCTGCGCCGCGCCCTGGGTCTTGCGGCCTGGCAGGAGCTGGTCCAGGTCCACGGACAGGACATGCACATGAACCTGGAGGATGATTTCTTCAGCGCGCCGGTACTGCAGGGAGACGGGCTGTGCACCGGACAATCCGGGCACGGACTGGTCATCAAGACGGCCGACTGTCAGGCCATCCTGCTGACGGACGAGGACGGCCTCCATGTGGCGGCCCTGCACTGCGGCTGGCGCGGCAACGCGGGCAATTTCCCGGGCAACGCAGTACGGCGCTTCTGCGCCGGATACGGAGTGGACCCGGCCCATGTACTGGCCGTGCGCGGGCCGAGCCTGGGACCGGGCAAAAGCGAGTTCGTCAATTTCAGCTCCGAATGGCCGCCCACGTTCCGTTCCTGCTTCAACCCGCAAACCCGGCGCATGGATTTATGGACCCTGACCCGGAACCAGCTCATGGGCGCGGGCATTCCGGCCCGGAACATCTTCTCCATCGACCTGTGCACGGCTTCGTCCGGACAGTTCTTTTCCTATCGCCGGGACCATGTGACGGGCCGCCAGACAGGCGTCATCTGGAAGGAATAA
- a CDS encoding 5-formyltetrahydrofolate cyclo-ligase: MFRTAFLALPEGNESPHIISKGAYGLMQGPGKTALRERFLRLRQTYPAKLAAADSARIREKLLELAEVRAARSVLLYLSAKGEVDTWPLLDRLPAENRSVLAPRCRPGEPGLMDIHQIRSRADIAPGAFGLMEPRPDTPFCPSAPDVILLPALAFDRRGFRLGFGGGYYDRFLASVDAPVLIIGLAYDFQITDALPVEPWDRPADIVLTPEFSITRHFREDS; this comes from the coding sequence ATGTTCCGGACAGCTTTCCTGGCTCTGCCGGAAGGAAATGAATCCCCGCACATCATCAGTAAAGGAGCCTACGGACTCATGCAAGGCCCCGGAAAAACCGCTCTGCGTGAACGCTTCCTGCGGCTTCGCCAGACCTATCCGGCAAAGCTGGCGGCAGCGGACAGCGCCCGGATCAGGGAGAAGCTGCTGGAGCTGGCCGAAGTCCGCGCGGCCCGGTCCGTCCTTCTCTACCTGTCCGCCAAAGGCGAGGTGGATACCTGGCCGCTTCTGGACCGGCTGCCGGCGGAAAACCGCTCTGTTCTGGCCCCGCGCTGCCGCCCTGGCGAGCCCGGCCTCATGGATATCCACCAGATCCGCTCCCGTGCCGACATCGCCCCCGGCGCGTTCGGCCTGATGGAACCCCGGCCGGACACGCCTTTCTGCCCATCCGCTCCGGATGTCATTCTGCTTCCTGCTCTGGCCTTCGACCGCCGGGGTTTCCGCCTGGGATTCGGCGGCGGCTACTATGACCGCTTTCTGGCCTCTGTGGACGCGCCGGTGCTGATCATCGGCCTGGCCTATGATTTTCAGATCACGGACGCGCTGCCCGTGGAGCCCTGGGACCGCCCGGCGGATATCGTCCTCACACCGGAATTTTCCATCACCCGCCATTTCAGGGAGGATTCATGA
- the bioA gene encoding adenosylmethionine--8-amino-7-oxononanoate transaminase codes for MNGALLRFDRAHVWHPYTSTVNPLPVREVVSASGVRLRLADGRELVDGMSSWWAAIHGYSHPVLNAAVTEQLGRMAHVMFGGLTHEPAVELCRELVEMTPAPLDKVFLCDSGSVSVEVAVKMAFQYWIGLGRPEKNRLLTIRGGYHGDTFAAMSVCDPVNGMHERFAGVLPRHIFAPRPECRFGDDWDETDTAALCRMLEQNHGRVAAVILEPVVQGAGGMHFYHPRYVRRVRELCGEFDTLFIADEIATGFGRTGRLFACEHAGVAPDILCLGKALTGGYMTLAATLTTEKVARGACAEGVFMHGPTFMGNPLACAAARASLSLLRRGGWRTDIPRIEAGLRNGLAPCRELAYVYDVRVLGAIGVVELRQPVRMAEIQDAFVAAGVWVRPFGRLVYVMPPYVMSDQDLDFLTGAVVRVVTEHCR; via the coding sequence ATGAACGGTGCTCTGCTGCGTTTCGATCGCGCCCACGTCTGGCACCCGTACACCTCGACCGTCAATCCCCTGCCCGTGCGAGAGGTGGTCTCGGCTTCGGGCGTGCGTCTGCGGCTGGCCGACGGCCGTGAGCTGGTGGACGGCATGTCTTCGTGGTGGGCGGCCATCCACGGATACAGTCATCCGGTCCTGAATGCGGCGGTGACGGAGCAGCTCGGCCGCATGGCCCATGTCATGTTCGGCGGGCTGACCCATGAACCGGCGGTGGAGCTGTGCCGAGAGCTGGTGGAGATGACGCCCGCTCCGCTGGACAAGGTTTTCCTGTGCGACTCCGGCTCCGTATCCGTGGAGGTGGCCGTCAAAATGGCCTTCCAGTACTGGATCGGCCTGGGCCGTCCCGAAAAGAACCGGCTGCTGACCATCCGCGGCGGCTATCACGGGGACACTTTCGCCGCCATGAGCGTGTGCGATCCGGTGAACGGCATGCACGAGCGCTTCGCGGGTGTGCTGCCCCGGCATATCTTTGCCCCGAGGCCGGAGTGCCGCTTCGGCGACGACTGGGACGAGACGGACACGGCCGCCTTATGCCGGATGCTGGAGCAAAATCACGGCCGCGTGGCGGCGGTCATTCTGGAGCCCGTGGTGCAGGGCGCGGGCGGCATGCATTTTTACCATCCCCGGTATGTGCGGCGGGTGCGCGAACTGTGCGGCGAGTTCGACACGCTGTTCATTGCCGACGAAATCGCCACGGGCTTCGGCCGCACCGGACGCCTTTTCGCCTGCGAACACGCGGGAGTGGCGCCGGACATCCTGTGCCTGGGCAAGGCCCTGACCGGCGGGTACATGACTCTGGCCGCCACTCTGACCACGGAAAAAGTGGCCCGGGGAGCGTGCGCGGAAGGCGTGTTCATGCACGGCCCGACCTTCATGGGCAATCCTCTGGCCTGTGCGGCGGCTAGGGCTTCCCTTTCGCTGTTGCGGCGGGGCGGATGGCGAACGGATATCCCCCGGATAGAAGCGGGCTTGCGAAACGGCCTTGCTCCGTGCCGGGAATTGGCATACGTTTATGATGTACGTGTACTTGGAGCCATCGGAGTGGTGGAACTGCGTCAGCCCGTGCGCATGGCCGAAATTCAGGACGCGTTTGTGGCGGCGGGCGTCTGGGTCCGCCCCTTCGGACGGCTGGTCTATGTCATGCCTCCCTATGTCATGAGCGACCAGGACTTGGACTTTCTGACCGGAGCCGTGGTGCGGGTGGTGACGGAGCATTGCCGCTGA